In Thermus hydrothermalis, a single genomic region encodes these proteins:
- a CDS encoding metallophosphoesterase family protein, protein MRLGVLSDIHANLPALEAALEALRTEGVDEVLVLGDIVGYGPHPRQVVRRLMQEGLPAIAGAWDLRVAYPVDHALPEGLGKATLDWTRSQLGEKELAYLRSLRLSHRRSYGDTRLVAFHGRPGRPEEGVDLLGPAREFLALLERYGAKALLLGGRHLPLARRVGQGLVADPGSVGLSLSGEPGADALVLDTDTLEARFLKVPYDLGPLLFDLRAWGLPQALEKVYRTGRFQ, encoded by the coding sequence ATGCGCCTCGGGGTCCTTTCCGATATCCACGCTAACCTGCCCGCCCTCGAGGCCGCCCTCGAGGCCCTCCGCACCGAGGGGGTGGACGAGGTCCTGGTCCTGGGGGACATCGTGGGCTATGGCCCCCATCCCCGCCAGGTGGTGCGGCGCCTCATGCAGGAGGGGCTTCCCGCCATCGCCGGGGCCTGGGACCTGCGGGTGGCCTACCCCGTGGACCACGCCCTCCCCGAGGGCCTGGGCAAGGCCACCTTGGACTGGACCCGGAGCCAACTGGGGGAGAAGGAGCTCGCCTACCTCCGCTCCCTCCGGCTTTCCCACCGGCGAAGCTACGGGGATACCCGCCTCGTGGCCTTCCACGGCAGGCCGGGCCGCCCCGAGGAGGGCGTGGACCTCCTGGGCCCGGCCCGGGAGTTCCTGGCCCTCTTGGAGCGCTACGGGGCCAAAGCCCTCCTCCTCGGGGGGCGGCACCTGCCCCTGGCGCGGCGGGTGGGCCAGGGGCTCGTGGCGGACCCGGGGAGCGTGGGCCTAAGCCTCTCCGGGGAGCCGGGGGCCGATGCCCTCGTCCTGGACACGGACACCCTGGAGGCCCGCTTCCTCAAGGTTCCCTACGACCTAGGGCCCCTTCTCTTTGACCTGAGGGCCTGGGGCCTGCCCCAGGCCCTGGAGAAGGTTTACCGCACCGGGCGCTTCCAGTAG
- the lnt gene encoding apolipoprotein N-acyltransferase: MRPFLLGLALALTLPPFPLGFLAPLPLALLLRGGFREGFLAGLGFFGLHLIWLPQSFASLFGPLGALPFLPLVLLKALSFCLLFGLTPSPLARLGGWVVLEWLTEQGELAFPWGLLGYALVEAPGRALAAWGGVYLLSLLVLLTAYGLAHRRPWVLLPWALLWLWPLPEAPADRWALLVQGNLNPLAKVQGELDEKVYLRLTQEGLAQHPEAGLVVWPETAIWRIPEGLDALLQDRPLITGLNLFGPNRAVLYQGGEVLAHYDKVRLVPFGERFPFREVLGGVYGFFFRAFGLGELADRAPGKGFAPLGPYGAFICYESVFPSVARSLAREGAKVLVLLTNDAWFGSSFGGRQHFAMGRLRAVETGLWLLRAGNDGITASVDPWGRVVAAIPPHREGFLLAPYALRESPTPYVRFGDWAVALALTIFLLGLILRVRLPGWRNR, translated from the coding sequence GTGCGCCCTTTCCTCCTGGGCCTGGCCCTGGCCCTCACCCTTCCCCCCTTCCCTTTGGGCTTCCTCGCCCCTTTGCCCCTCGCCCTCCTCCTCCGGGGCGGTTTCCGGGAAGGCTTCCTCGCCGGGTTGGGCTTCTTTGGGCTCCACCTCATCTGGCTTCCCCAAAGCTTCGCAAGCCTCTTCGGCCCCCTAGGGGCGCTCCCTTTTCTGCCCCTGGTCCTCCTCAAGGCCCTCTCCTTCTGCCTCCTCTTCGGCCTCACCCCCTCGCCCTTAGCCCGCCTCGGGGGGTGGGTGGTCCTGGAGTGGCTCACGGAGCAAGGGGAGTTGGCCTTCCCCTGGGGGCTTTTGGGCTACGCCCTGGTGGAGGCCCCGGGGCGGGCGCTCGCCGCCTGGGGCGGGGTCTACCTCCTCTCCCTCCTCGTCCTCCTCACCGCCTATGGCCTCGCCCATAGGCGCCCCTGGGTCCTCCTCCCCTGGGCCCTCCTTTGGCTCTGGCCCCTGCCGGAGGCGCCGGCGGACCGGTGGGCCCTCCTCGTCCAAGGAAACCTGAACCCCCTGGCCAAGGTCCAAGGGGAGCTGGACGAAAAGGTCTACCTCCGCCTTACCCAAGAGGGCCTCGCCCAGCACCCGGAAGCGGGGCTTGTGGTCTGGCCGGAAACCGCCATTTGGCGCATCCCCGAGGGCCTAGACGCCCTCCTCCAAGACCGCCCCCTCATCACCGGGCTCAACCTCTTTGGCCCCAACCGGGCGGTCCTCTACCAAGGGGGAGAGGTCCTGGCCCACTACGATAAGGTGCGCCTGGTGCCCTTTGGCGAGCGGTTTCCCTTCCGGGAGGTTCTGGGCGGAGTCTACGGCTTCTTCTTCCGCGCCTTCGGCCTAGGGGAGCTCGCCGACCGCGCCCCCGGGAAGGGTTTTGCCCCCTTGGGGCCTTACGGGGCCTTTATCTGCTACGAGTCCGTCTTCCCCTCCGTGGCCCGAAGCCTGGCCCGGGAAGGGGCCAAGGTCCTCGTCCTCCTCACCAACGACGCCTGGTTCGGTTCCTCCTTTGGGGGGCGCCAGCACTTCGCCATGGGAAGGCTTAGGGCGGTGGAAACGGGCCTCTGGCTCCTTAGGGCCGGGAACGACGGCATCACCGCCAGCGTGGACCCCTGGGGCCGGGTGGTGGCCGCCATCCCGCCCCACCGGGAAGGCTTCCTCCTTGCCCCCTACGCCCTTCGGGAAAGCCCCACCCCCTACGTGCGTTTTGGGGACTGGGCGGTGGCCCTGGCGTTGACCATTTTCCTCCTTGGCCTTATCCTTAGGGTGCGTCTGCCGGGGTGGCGGAACAGGTAG
- a CDS encoding class I SAM-dependent methyltransferase, which translates to MEDPFHGLAEAYEAWYETPLGAYVIAEEERALRALLPPGESLLEVGAGTGYWLRRFPYREKVGVEPSAAMRRVGEERTPGVEWVAAHGEALPFPPGRFDVVLLFTTLEFVEDVEETLREARRVLRPGGALVVGLLEALSPWAALYRRLGEKGVRPWTHARFLTREDLTALLGPPEAEGEAVYLAPEAKPPYEEADRAGRRAGNRPALYLGRWR; encoded by the coding sequence GTGGAGGACCCCTTCCACGGCCTGGCGGAGGCCTACGAGGCCTGGTACGAGACCCCCTTGGGGGCCTACGTCATCGCCGAGGAGGAAAGGGCGCTAAGGGCCCTCCTCCCGCCGGGGGAGAGTCTTTTAGAGGTGGGGGCGGGAACCGGGTACTGGCTCAGGCGGTTTCCCTACCGGGAGAAGGTAGGGGTGGAGCCTTCGGCCGCCATGCGCCGGGTGGGGGAGGAGCGGACTCCCGGGGTGGAGTGGGTGGCCGCCCACGGGGAGGCCTTGCCCTTTCCTCCTGGGCGGTTTGACGTGGTCCTCCTCTTCACCACCTTGGAGTTCGTGGAGGACGTGGAGGAAACCCTGAGGGAGGCCAGGAGGGTTCTTAGGCCGGGCGGGGCCTTGGTGGTGGGCCTCCTCGAGGCCCTCTCCCCCTGGGCTGCCCTCTACCGCCGCCTGGGGGAGAAGGGGGTGCGCCCCTGGACCCACGCCCGCTTCCTCACCCGGGAGGACCTCACCGCCCTCCTGGGCCCCCCGGAGGCGGAAGGGGAGGCGGTCTACCTCGCTCCGGAGGCCAAACCCCCGTACGAGGAGGCGGACCGGGCGGGGAGGCGGGCGGGGAACCGCCCCGCCCTATACTTAGGGCGATGGCGCTAA
- the queG gene encoding tRNA epoxyqueuosine(34) reductase QueG, whose translation MEAKALLEEAALERGLGVAWAPLAPQEKAQARFQAWLGAGRHGGMAYLERRVEERFDPRRRFPMAQSALLLFAPYAFPDPGKPAGGLRVGRVARYAWVRDYHLLLGEELRRLERVAESLGVFAKGYVDHGPLSERTLAALSGTGWIGRNGYFLSQGFGVHAFLAVLLTSLEVAPSPLHPFRCGRCTRCLPACPTGALLGDGTLDARLCVSYLTVEHKGFIPPRLWPGIGEWLLGCDLCGEACPWERFGKAWRGFAPEPELAHPDLRDFFRLSGHAFQRKYAGTAFLRPGRARMARNALIVLANLGLGEDLMREAAQDPSPLVRRTALHALFLAGKPIEGFLKDPEPDIRRDAQALLEAPGAVNLLQGLGQAPGPQVKEKGP comes from the coding sequence GTGGAGGCCAAGGCCCTTCTGGAAGAGGCCGCCTTGGAGCGGGGCCTAGGGGTGGCCTGGGCCCCCCTCGCCCCCCAGGAGAAAGCCCAGGCGAGGTTCCAGGCCTGGCTTGGGGCGGGGCGGCACGGGGGCATGGCCTACCTGGAAAGGCGCGTGGAGGAGCGCTTTGACCCAAGGCGCCGCTTCCCCATGGCCCAAAGCGCCCTCCTCCTCTTCGCCCCCTACGCCTTCCCCGACCCCGGGAAGCCCGCTGGGGGCCTCCGGGTGGGCCGGGTAGCCCGCTACGCCTGGGTGCGGGACTACCACCTCCTCCTGGGGGAGGAGCTTAGGCGGCTTGAGCGGGTGGCGGAAAGCCTTGGGGTCTTCGCCAAGGGCTACGTGGACCACGGGCCCCTTTCCGAGCGCACCCTGGCCGCCCTCTCGGGAACGGGCTGGATTGGGCGAAACGGCTACTTCCTCTCCCAAGGCTTTGGGGTCCACGCCTTCCTCGCCGTGCTCCTCACCTCCTTGGAGGTGGCGCCCTCCCCCCTTCACCCCTTCCGCTGCGGCCGGTGCACCCGCTGCCTCCCCGCCTGCCCCACGGGGGCCCTCCTAGGGGACGGCACCCTGGACGCCCGCCTTTGCGTGAGCTACCTCACCGTGGAGCACAAGGGCTTCATCCCCCCTAGGCTTTGGCCCGGGATAGGGGAATGGCTCTTGGGGTGCGACCTCTGCGGGGAAGCCTGCCCCTGGGAGCGGTTCGGCAAGGCCTGGCGGGGCTTTGCCCCCGAGCCCGAGCTGGCCCACCCGGACCTTCGGGACTTCTTCCGCCTCTCGGGGCACGCCTTCCAGAGAAAGTACGCCGGCACCGCCTTCCTAAGGCCCGGCCGGGCCCGCATGGCCCGGAACGCCCTCATCGTCCTGGCCAACCTGGGCCTGGGGGAAGACCTGATGCGGGAAGCCGCCCAGGACCCAAGCCCCCTGGTGCGCCGCACCGCCCTCCACGCCCTCTTCCTTGCGGGAAAGCCCATAGAGGGCTTCCTAAAGGACCCCGAGCCCGATATACGCCGGGACGCCCAAGCCCTACTGGAAGCGCCCGGTGCGGTAAACCTTCTCCAGGGCCTGGGGCAGGCCCCAGGCCCTCAGGTCAAAGAGAAGGGGCCCTAG
- a CDS encoding ATP-binding cassette domain-containing protein — MHGRETFGMVFQHFALLPHRTALQNVALPLELKGYSRREREERARAWLARVGLEGYERHFPAQLSGGQKQRVGLARALCADPPVLLMDEAFSALDPLIRREMQDELLRLQKDLRKTILFVTHDLDEALRLGDRIAIMRDGEVVQVGTPEEILDRPEDPYVEAFLEGVNPAKVYRLGAILQEPVTVTLGRDGVRVALYRMGRMGVASAYAVDPNGSFLGVVRAERLAQALRLWGKTPDLQQFVESIPTLNVQQTLEKALPLAAGAELPVPVVDEEGRLLGIVTRERLLGAMARRSLPTQTPPLPEGDHGVDSGA, encoded by the coding sequence TTGCATGGTCGGGAGACGTTTGGGATGGTTTTCCAACACTTCGCCCTCCTTCCCCACCGCACGGCCTTGCAGAACGTGGCCCTGCCCTTGGAGCTTAAGGGGTATTCCCGCCGGGAGCGGGAGGAAAGGGCTCGGGCTTGGCTTGCCCGGGTGGGCCTCGAGGGCTATGAGCGGCACTTTCCGGCCCAGCTTTCCGGAGGGCAAAAGCAACGGGTGGGCTTAGCCCGCGCCCTTTGCGCCGACCCACCCGTTCTCCTCATGGACGAGGCCTTTAGCGCTTTAGATCCCTTGATCCGAAGGGAAATGCAGGATGAGCTTTTGCGCTTGCAAAAGGATCTTAGGAAGACCATCCTCTTCGTGACGCATGATCTAGACGAGGCACTGCGGCTTGGCGACCGCATCGCCATCATGCGGGATGGGGAGGTGGTGCAGGTGGGTACCCCTGAGGAAATCCTTGACCGTCCGGAGGATCCGTATGTGGAAGCCTTTTTGGAGGGGGTTAACCCGGCAAAGGTATACCGCCTGGGGGCGATCTTGCAGGAGCCGGTCACGGTTACCTTGGGGCGGGATGGGGTGCGGGTGGCCCTGTACCGCATGGGGCGGATGGGGGTGGCCAGCGCCTATGCCGTAGACCCCAACGGGTCCTTCCTGGGGGTGGTGCGGGCTGAGCGGTTGGCTCAGGCCCTTAGGCTTTGGGGGAAAACGCCAGACCTACAGCAGTTTGTGGAATCTATTCCCACTTTGAACGTTCAACAAACCCTAGAGAAGGCCTTGCCCTTGGCGGCGGGGGCGGAGTTGCCTGTGCCGGTGGTGGATGAAGAGGGACGCCTTCTGGGCATCGTCACCCGGGAGCGGCTTCTTGGCGCCATGGCTAGGCGCTCTCTTCCCACCCAAACGCCCCCTTTGCCCGAGGGCGACCACGGGGTAGACTCCGGAGCATGA
- the otsB gene encoding trehalose-phosphatase: MKRERLIFLLDYDGTLAPLAPRPEEALPHPEAAGILRALRECYPVYVITGRRVKDLELLLPLPGLAVVGGHGVEEGVLGGESRLLYHIDLSPLRANLPRCPGVFVEDKGFALALHYRGAPDEGQTQRCLRRWLRGVIPLLRSLGLEALPGKKVLELKPRGANKGQAVLRLLERYPDHTPIYIGDDRTDEAAFRALRKKGLTFKVGPGFTAAAGRLRDVDTVMAYLKTYL; the protein is encoded by the coding sequence ATGAAAAGGGAAAGGCTAATCTTCCTTCTAGACTACGACGGAACCCTAGCCCCCCTTGCTCCCAGGCCCGAGGAAGCCTTGCCCCACCCCGAGGCCGCCGGAATCTTAAGAGCCCTAAGGGAGTGTTACCCCGTTTACGTGATCACCGGCAGAAGGGTAAAGGACCTAGAGCTCCTCCTTCCCCTTCCGGGCCTGGCCGTGGTGGGAGGGCACGGGGTGGAGGAAGGCGTGCTAGGAGGGGAAAGTCGTCTCCTGTACCACATAGATTTATCCCCCCTCCGGGCAAACCTTCCCCGGTGCCCTGGAGTTTTCGTGGAGGACAAGGGCTTCGCCCTGGCCCTCCACTACCGGGGCGCACCAGACGAGGGCCAGACCCAACGTTGCCTGCGGAGGTGGCTAAGGGGTGTAATCCCCCTTCTGAGGAGCCTAGGCCTCGAGGCCCTCCCTGGGAAAAAGGTCTTGGAATTAAAGCCCAGGGGGGCCAATAAGGGACAGGCCGTCCTAAGGCTCTTGGAACGCTACCCAGACCACACCCCCATCTACATAGGCGACGACCGCACGGACGAAGCCGCTTTCCGGGCGCTTCGGAAGAAGGGTCTCACCTTCAAGGTGGGGCCAGGGTTTACGGCGGCCGCGGGAAGGCTTCGGGACGTGGATACGGTCATGGCCTACTTGAAAACTTATCTCTAG
- a CDS encoding alpha-amylase family glycosyl hydrolase, translating into MSWWREAVIYQVYPRSFQDTNGDGIGDLEGVRRRLPYLKSLGVDALWLSPFYKSPMKDFGYDVADYCDVDPIFGSLEDFDRLLQEAHALGLRVLIDLVPNHTSSEHPWFLESRASRESPKRDWYIWADPAPDGGPPNNWQSFFGGPAWTLDEGTGQYYLHLFLPEQPDLNWRNPEVREAMHEVMRFWLRRGVDGFRVDTLWLLGKDPLLRDEPGSSFWHLGLPDRARHEHLYTEDQPETYAYVREMRFVLDEFSQDGRARVMVGEIYLPLHRLVRYYAAGCHLPFNFSLITQGLPDWRPENIARIVEEYERLLTRFDWPNWVLGNHDQPRLASRLGEAQARVAATLLFTLRGTPTWYYGDELALPNGEIPPEKVQDPAALRQRDRQGEHGLPPGRDPERTPMPWDDSPNAGFSTAEPWLPLNPDWQRRNVAAMEKDPRSMLHLVRRLIALRKDPGLLYGAYRTYWAREGVYAYLRGEGWLVALNFTDKEKALPLPRGGRVVLSTHLDREERVGDLLRLRPDEGVVVRLD; encoded by the coding sequence ATGAGCTGGTGGCGGGAAGCGGTTATCTACCAGGTCTACCCCCGGAGCTTCCAGGATACGAACGGGGACGGCATCGGGGACCTCGAGGGCGTAAGGCGGCGCCTCCCTTATCTCAAATCCCTCGGGGTGGACGCCCTCTGGCTTTCCCCCTTCTACAAGAGCCCCATGAAGGACTTCGGCTACGATGTGGCCGATTACTGCGATGTGGACCCCATCTTCGGGAGCCTGGAGGACTTTGACCGCCTCCTTCAGGAGGCCCACGCCCTGGGGCTAAGGGTCCTCATAGACCTGGTGCCCAACCACACCTCCAGCGAGCACCCTTGGTTTTTGGAGTCCCGCGCCTCCCGGGAAAGCCCCAAAAGGGACTGGTACATTTGGGCCGACCCCGCACCCGACGGGGGCCCGCCCAACAACTGGCAGAGCTTCTTCGGCGGCCCCGCCTGGACCCTGGACGAGGGGACGGGGCAGTACTACCTCCACCTTTTTCTGCCAGAGCAGCCCGACCTCAACTGGCGGAACCCCGAGGTGCGGGAGGCCATGCACGAGGTCATGCGCTTCTGGCTCCGGCGGGGGGTGGACGGGTTTCGGGTGGATACGCTTTGGCTCTTGGGCAAGGACCCCCTTCTGCGGGACGAGCCTGGAAGCTCCTTTTGGCACCTGGGCTTGCCGGATCGGGCGCGCCACGAGCACCTCTATACCGAGGACCAACCGGAGACCTACGCCTACGTGCGGGAGATGCGCTTTGTTCTGGACGAGTTTTCCCAGGATGGGCGGGCGCGCGTTATGGTGGGGGAGATCTACCTGCCCCTCCACCGGCTTGTGCGCTACTATGCCGCCGGGTGCCATCTGCCCTTCAATTTCAGCCTGATCACCCAGGGCCTACCCGATTGGCGGCCCGAGAACATCGCCCGCATCGTGGAGGAGTACGAGCGCCTCCTCACCCGCTTTGACTGGCCCAACTGGGTCCTGGGCAACCACGACCAGCCCCGCCTAGCCTCCCGCCTGGGGGAGGCCCAGGCCCGGGTGGCGGCCACCCTCCTCTTCACCCTGAGGGGCACCCCCACCTGGTACTACGGGGACGAGCTCGCCCTCCCCAACGGGGAGATCCCCCCGGAGAAGGTGCAAGACCCCGCCGCCCTAAGGCAAAGGGACCGCCAGGGCGAGCACGGCCTTCCCCCGGGCCGCGACCCCGAGCGCACCCCCATGCCCTGGGACGACTCCCCCAACGCCGGCTTCTCCACCGCCGAGCCTTGGCTTCCCCTCAACCCCGACTGGCAAAGGCGCAACGTGGCGGCCATGGAGAAGGACCCCCGTTCCATGCTCCACCTGGTGCGCCGCCTCATCGCCCTCAGGAAGGACCCTGGCCTCCTCTACGGGGCCTACCGCACCTACTGGGCCCGGGAGGGCGTTTACGCCTACCTGCGGGGGGAGGGGTGGCTCGTGGCCCTGAACTTCACGGATAAGGAAAAGGCGCTTCCCCTTCCTCGAGGGGGACGGGTGGTCCTCTCCACCCACCTGGACCGGGAGGAGCGGGTGGGGGACCTCCTTCGCCTCAGGCCCGATGAGGGGGTGGTGGTGCGGCTAGACTGA
- a CDS encoding class I SAM-dependent methyltransferase, with product MALKALFALYPLRQGDYRAVEKALLALEGSGVEHRVFPTHTELSGEEAAVFRALEGAFAEAAEEGAVVLWALLTNACEAQDPFRLPERLKRFPPLEVARRALEGLEAKSALDIGTGTGVFAEAFAELGLFAVGLDPRTDRLEVARAKVKGARFVEGRAESLPFPEGSFDLAFFGLSLHHLNPVPALKEAARVAQRVAVLEWPYREEEMGPPLARRLSPEALRALFQEALGSPPRLHLEAGYTLALWEKA from the coding sequence ATGGCGCTAAAGGCCCTTTTCGCCCTTTACCCCCTCCGGCAAGGGGATTACCGTGCGGTGGAAAAAGCCCTCCTGGCCCTGGAGGGAAGCGGCGTGGAGCACCGGGTCTTCCCCACCCACACCGAGCTTTCCGGGGAAGAGGCGGCGGTCTTTCGGGCGCTAGAGGGGGCCTTCGCCGAGGCGGCGGAGGAGGGGGCTGTGGTCCTGTGGGCCCTCCTCACCAACGCTTGCGAGGCCCAAGACCCCTTCCGCCTGCCCGAACGCCTAAAGCGCTTTCCCCCCTTGGAGGTGGCGCGGCGTGCCCTCGAGGGCCTTGAGGCCAAAAGCGCCCTGGACATCGGCACCGGCACAGGGGTCTTCGCCGAGGCCTTCGCCGAGCTCGGGCTTTTCGCCGTGGGCCTGGACCCTCGGACCGACCGCCTGGAGGTGGCCCGGGCCAAGGTGAAGGGGGCCCGTTTCGTGGAGGGCAGGGCGGAAAGCCTCCCCTTTCCCGAGGGAAGCTTTGACCTAGCCTTCTTTGGCCTCTCCCTCCACCACCTAAACCCCGTCCCCGCCCTCAAAGAGGCGGCGCGGGTGGCCCAGCGGGTGGCGGTGCTGGAGTGGCCCTACCGGGAGGAGGAAATGGGCCCGCCCTTGGCCCGGCGCCTTTCCCCGGAGGCCCTTCGGGCCCTCTTCCAGGAAGCCCTGGGGAGCCCACCCCGCCTCCACCTGGAGGCGGGGTACACCCTGGCCCTCTGGGAAAAAGCGTGA
- the otsA gene encoding alpha,alpha-trehalose-phosphate synthase (UDP-forming): MGLIIVANRAPFRRTPQGLVPAVGGLATALLPVLEAQGGTWVAASTGFKPHPGTTLHDGRVRVEEVPLPEKEWQGYYGGFSNRVLWPLCHYFLEKVELRREFYLDYQRANRRFADKVAQIYREGDTVFVQDYHLLLLPRLLRERISGRIGFFFHIPWPSSGVFRILPWGRSLVEGVLGADLIGFHTQEYAENFLRTAAYYGYTVTGQRVQVGERWVRVEVHPLGIDSQRFAELARQPHVHLHAQALKRLAGTNHLILGVDRLDYTKGILERLLAYERFLQAYPHWRGRVAFFQIATPSRTSVSAYRELKRKVDEVVGRIIGSFLREDWVPLRYFYQTYTQEDLAAFYLAADVALITPLRDGMNLVALEYAYTSQNGVLVLSNLAGAAEYLREAILVNPYDLDGIAAALDQALRMPQRERQERLSALKERISQMDVQGWALRFLESLKRK, from the coding sequence ATGGGTCTCATCATCGTGGCCAACCGTGCTCCCTTTCGCCGAACGCCCCAAGGCCTGGTGCCGGCGGTGGGAGGCCTGGCCACGGCCCTGCTTCCCGTTTTGGAAGCCCAGGGGGGGACATGGGTCGCAGCCAGCACGGGATTCAAACCCCACCCGGGTACCACACTCCACGATGGGCGGGTGCGCGTTGAAGAGGTTCCCCTTCCTGAAAAGGAGTGGCAAGGATACTACGGGGGCTTTTCCAACCGCGTCCTCTGGCCCCTATGCCACTATTTCCTGGAGAAAGTGGAGCTCCGTCGGGAGTTCTACCTGGACTACCAACGGGCCAACCGCCGCTTTGCCGACAAAGTAGCTCAGATCTACCGCGAAGGGGATACGGTCTTCGTGCAGGACTACCACCTTCTCCTCCTCCCTCGCCTTTTGCGCGAGCGCATATCCGGACGGATTGGGTTTTTCTTCCACATTCCCTGGCCCTCTAGCGGGGTCTTCCGTATCCTCCCTTGGGGCCGCTCCCTAGTAGAGGGAGTTCTAGGCGCCGATCTCATCGGCTTCCATACCCAGGAATACGCAGAAAACTTCCTGCGCACCGCCGCCTACTATGGGTACACCGTGACAGGCCAAAGGGTACAGGTGGGAGAGAGGTGGGTGCGGGTGGAAGTACACCCCCTCGGGATTGACAGCCAACGCTTCGCCGAGCTTGCCCGCCAACCCCACGTCCACCTCCACGCCCAGGCCCTCAAACGCCTTGCAGGAACGAACCACCTCATCCTGGGAGTGGACCGCCTGGACTACACCAAGGGCATCTTGGAGCGCCTACTGGCCTACGAGCGCTTCCTGCAAGCCTATCCCCACTGGCGTGGGCGGGTAGCCTTTTTCCAAATCGCCACCCCAAGCCGCACCTCCGTGTCCGCCTATCGGGAGCTCAAACGCAAGGTGGACGAGGTGGTAGGGCGCATCATCGGCAGCTTCCTACGGGAAGACTGGGTGCCCCTGCGCTACTTCTACCAAACCTATACCCAAGAGGACCTGGCCGCCTTCTACCTGGCTGCCGATGTGGCCCTCATAACCCCCCTACGGGACGGGATGAACCTTGTGGCCTTAGAGTACGCCTACACCTCCCAAAACGGCGTGCTCGTCCTCTCCAACCTGGCCGGCGCCGCCGAGTATCTGCGGGAGGCCATCCTGGTGAACCCGTACGACCTAGACGGCATAGCCGCCGCCTTGGACCAGGCCCTTCGTATGCCCCAACGCGAAAGGCAGGAACGCCTATCCGCCCTTAAGGAGCGCATATCCCAGATGGACGTCCAAGGGTGGGCGCTACGCTTCCTGGAATCCTTAAAGAGAAAATGA
- a CDS encoding homoserine dehydrogenase, translating to MERLNLALLGGGTVGSAFYTLVQERQEELAALGFVPRFLGVLVRDKAKPRAIPQELLRVEPFDLLEADVVVEALGGVEAPLKLVLPALEAGIPLITANKALLAEAWEVLRPFAEEGLLYHEASVMAGTPALSFLETLRGSEVLELHGILNGTTLYILQEMEKGRTYAEALAEAQRLGYAEADPSLDVEGIDAAHKLTLLARLLLDPGFPFSEVAAKGITRLTPEALKEAEAQGKRVRLVASLYGAGGRWRAEVAPRYLPQGHPLAQAQGNALWVRTHPLGEVFVTGPGAGGGATASGLFADLLRLLSGAPGHLPAPRARPPLAEGNPFPEVLTR from the coding sequence ATGGAACGGCTAAACCTCGCCCTCCTTGGAGGGGGCACCGTGGGGAGCGCCTTTTACACCCTGGTCCAGGAGCGGCAGGAGGAGCTCGCCGCTTTAGGCTTTGTCCCCCGCTTCCTTGGGGTGTTGGTGCGGGACAAGGCCAAGCCCAGGGCCATTCCCCAAGAGCTCCTCCGGGTGGAGCCCTTTGACCTCCTGGAGGCGGACGTGGTGGTGGAGGCCCTTGGGGGGGTGGAGGCGCCCTTGAAGCTCGTCCTCCCTGCCCTCGAGGCCGGCATCCCCCTCATCACCGCCAACAAGGCCCTCTTGGCCGAGGCCTGGGAGGTCCTTCGCCCCTTCGCCGAGGAGGGCCTCCTCTACCACGAGGCGAGCGTCATGGCGGGCACCCCCGCCCTCTCCTTCCTGGAAACCCTGAGGGGGAGCGAGGTCTTGGAGCTCCACGGCATCCTGAACGGCACCACCCTTTACATCCTCCAGGAAATGGAAAAGGGCAGGACCTACGCCGAGGCCCTGGCCGAGGCCCAGCGCCTGGGCTACGCCGAGGCCGACCCCAGCCTGGACGTGGAGGGAATAGACGCCGCCCACAAGCTCACCCTCCTCGCCCGCCTCCTCCTAGACCCCGGCTTCCCCTTCTCGGAGGTGGCGGCCAAGGGGATTACCCGCCTCACCCCGGAAGCGCTAAAAGAGGCGGAGGCCCAAGGGAAGCGGGTGCGCCTGGTGGCAAGCCTCTACGGGGCAGGGGGCAGGTGGCGGGCGGAGGTGGCCCCCCGGTACCTGCCCCAGGGCCACCCCTTGGCCCAGGCCCAGGGCAACGCCCTTTGGGTGCGCACCCACCCCTTGGGGGAGGTCTTCGTCACGGGGCCCGGGGCGGGGGGTGGGGCCACGGCGAGCGGGCTTTTCGCCGACCTCCTCCGCCTCCTCTCCGGGGCCCCGGGGCACCTGCCCGCCCCCCGGGCCAGGCCGCCCCTGGCCGAGGGAAACCCCTTCCCCGAGGTCTTGACCCGCTAG